From a single Aerosakkonema funiforme FACHB-1375 genomic region:
- a CDS encoding methyltransferase, with translation MSQQTCVNIQKPKTDEGLLWNILLAGQAHRVLLVAHNLKLFSVLAEKPLSFGEICDKLKIASRPAFAILSVLTSIGLIDVTEDSYCLTLLAREYLLENSHTYFGGFLDLMIVNDELVSSFDSLKQAVLTNSQQLAENRQFKSFEEQVAAARNFTYGMHGHSMGAALAWPELLNLSEYKQLLDIAGGSGAHSIGVVLKWPQLQATVFDLQPVCEVAQEFVTRYGLQSQVRTFVGDMWKDSFPPADLHFYSDIYHDWSPEQGQFLTQKSFESLLPGGRIIIHEMLYDDSKKGPFTVAAYNVGMLVGMQGQQYSGAELSAMLAEVGFTEIEVKPSTGYWSIVTGCKPK, from the coding sequence ATGAGTCAGCAAACTTGTGTCAACATTCAAAAACCTAAGACAGATGAAGGGCTACTGTGGAATATTTTGTTAGCTGGTCAAGCTCATCGAGTTCTTCTTGTAGCCCATAACTTAAAGCTATTCTCTGTTCTGGCTGAAAAACCCCTTTCTTTTGGGGAAATCTGCGACAAGTTAAAGATTGCTAGCCGTCCAGCTTTTGCTATTTTGAGCGTACTTACATCTATAGGATTAATAGATGTGACAGAAGACTCTTATTGCCTAACTTTGCTAGCCAGAGAATATCTGTTGGAAAACAGCCATACATATTTCGGTGGTTTTTTGGATTTGATGATTGTAAATGATGAATTAGTCTCATCATTTGATAGTTTAAAGCAAGCCGTACTGACCAACTCTCAGCAACTTGCTGAAAACAGGCAATTCAAGTCTTTTGAAGAGCAAGTAGCTGCTGCACGAAACTTCACCTATGGAATGCACGGCCACAGTATGGGAGCAGCATTAGCTTGGCCAGAATTGCTAAACTTATCCGAGTATAAACAATTATTAGATATTGCTGGAGGGTCAGGCGCTCACTCGATTGGCGTTGTATTGAAATGGCCTCAATTGCAGGCTACTGTCTTCGATTTGCAACCTGTTTGTGAAGTAGCTCAGGAGTTCGTTACGCGCTATGGTTTGCAGAGTCAAGTTAGAACTTTTGTAGGTGATATGTGGAAGGATTCTTTTCCACCAGCAGATCTGCATTTTTACTCGGATATATATCACGATTGGTCGCCAGAACAAGGGCAGTTTTTAACTCAAAAAAGTTTTGAAAGCTTGTTACCTGGTGGTCGGATTATTATCCATGAAATGCTCTATGACGACTCTAAAAAAGGCCCGTTTACGGTTGCTGCATACAATGTAGGAATGCTTGTAGGGATGCAGGGACAGCAATATTCAGGTGCTGAATTGTCTGCCATGTTAGCAGAAGTTGGTTTTACTGAAATCGAAGTAAAGCCTAGCACTGGCTATTGGAGTATTGTTACTGGTTGTAAACCGAAATAA
- a CDS encoding class I adenylate-forming enzyme family protein produces MNIAQNIERGRRIFPQKTALIFEGQCFSYEELDERANRVANGLQNLGIKKGDRVALYLPNIPEFIFAYFGIQKLGAVLVSINVMLKRDEIWYILNDSGSKAIITTEKLRSNVPDRDLVDLGRVLLTDSPNATGLKLEELMAISSPIFQCVEMEPKDPATIVYTSGTTGFPKGAVLSHGNVVSNMHSQRYSCGITPNDKLLLYLPLFHCFGQNAILNSGLNAGATIILQRRFKLERVMQAIAQEGATMFFGVPTVFAKLLEENLDEFNWRSVRYYFSAAANLPVEIVRRWEEKFGRPIYQGYGLTETSPCASYNHPWKYKTGSIGMPIDNVEMKVVDENGEEVPVGELGEIIIRGPNVMLGYWNRPEETAKVLKNGWFYTGDIGYMDEDGDFYLVDRLKDMINVSGFKVYPSEVERIFYQHPAVAEAAVYGVADGIKGEVVYANVRLLAGASITEAELMAFCQERMANYKVPHKIELVDSLPKNATGKILKTVLREEAMMRKQ; encoded by the coding sequence ATGAACATCGCTCAGAACATTGAGCGGGGGAGGCGCATTTTTCCTCAAAAAACCGCTCTGATTTTTGAAGGTCAATGTTTCAGTTACGAAGAACTCGATGAAAGGGCAAATCGAGTCGCGAATGGATTGCAAAATTTGGGTATCAAAAAAGGCGATCGCGTAGCTTTGTATTTGCCCAATATTCCGGAATTTATCTTTGCTTATTTCGGCATTCAAAAACTGGGGGCTGTGTTGGTTTCCATTAACGTAATGCTGAAGCGAGATGAAATTTGGTATATCCTTAACGATTCGGGGTCGAAGGCGATTATTACAACTGAAAAGTTGCGGTCAAATGTGCCCGATCGCGATTTAGTTGACTTGGGGCGGGTGTTGCTGACAGACAGTCCCAATGCAACGGGTTTAAAACTAGAAGAATTAATGGCAATTTCTTCTCCCATCTTTCAATGTGTAGAGATGGAACCGAAAGACCCAGCGACAATTGTTTACACTTCTGGAACGACTGGATTTCCCAAGGGTGCAGTACTTTCTCACGGCAATGTGGTCTCGAATATGCACTCCCAGCGTTACAGTTGCGGAATTACACCAAATGATAAGTTGTTGCTTTATTTGCCTTTATTCCACTGTTTTGGACAGAATGCAATTTTGAATAGCGGATTAAATGCGGGGGCAACTATTATCTTGCAAAGGCGCTTCAAACTGGAGCGAGTTATGCAGGCGATCGCGCAAGAAGGGGCGACCATGTTTTTCGGTGTTCCCACTGTTTTTGCGAAGCTTTTGGAAGAGAATTTGGATGAATTCAACTGGCGTTCTGTTCGTTATTATTTCAGTGCGGCAGCGAATTTGCCAGTGGAAATCGTGCGGCGTTGGGAAGAGAAATTCGGACGTCCGATTTATCAAGGTTACGGGTTAACAGAAACTTCACCATGCGCTAGTTATAACCATCCTTGGAAGTATAAAACAGGGTCGATCGGAATGCCGATCGACAATGTGGAAATGAAGGTGGTAGATGAGAACGGCGAAGAGGTTCCCGTTGGCGAATTGGGCGAAATTATCATTCGCGGGCCAAACGTCATGTTGGGTTATTGGAATCGCCCGGAAGAAACGGCAAAGGTGCTTAAAAACGGTTGGTTTTATACCGGGGATATCGGTTATATGGATGAGGATGGAGATTTCTATTTGGTTGACCGTTTGAAGGACATGATTAATGTGTCTGGATTTAAGGTTTATCCCAGCGAGGTGGAAAGGATTTTCTATCAGCATCCGGCTGTGGCGGAAGCGGCAGTTTATGGTGTTGCTGATGGGATAAAGGGTGAGGTTGTGTATGCCAATGTACGGTTACTTGCGGGAGCATCTATTACGGAAGCTGAATTGATGGCTTTTTGTCAAGAACGAATGGCTAATTATAAGGTTCCCCACAAGATCGAGTTGGTAGATTCTTTGCCTAAGAATGCAACGGGAAAGATTTTGAAAACCGTGTTGCGTGAGGAGGCGATGATGAGAAAGCAATAG
- a CDS encoding 3-oxoacyl-ACP synthase III family protein yields the protein MKIPVGIKSIAVSFPKTIRTNNYFRQNYPELVEKAEHKSLARAFSPAESLNNKDVDLWAKAMNPYLSDPFRGAVERRVLGLDESSLTLEYDAAMKALEAAKLFPEDIDLMLVTSMFPEQIVPGNAAFLAGKLGLQGAAWNLDSTCTSSLVALQTACSLVRTGEYCNVLVVASSAFSRFIDENDTLSFLVGDGAGAFVVGKLKTNQGILSSKIIHSSETCHAFFNELAVDSHGNPRMFIRAGNKANKMFSDVFVKFCRLCCEDAIAHAGVTLDEIDFFVFNTNTAWYSSVYTQALGIDPERTINPNPVYGNIGAASPIVNLYHASQLSKIRENDLVLIYTFGGTSTAGAIVMRWGDVALGLTPASSPMLINVSVGAS from the coding sequence ATGAAAATACCTGTGGGTATTAAGTCTATTGCTGTTAGTTTTCCTAAGACTATAAGGACAAATAATTATTTTCGTCAAAATTATCCTGAATTGGTAGAAAAGGCTGAACACAAAAGCTTAGCAAGGGCATTTTCTCCTGCTGAATCACTCAACAACAAAGACGTTGATTTGTGGGCTAAGGCAATGAATCCCTATCTGTCCGATCCTTTTCGAGGTGCAGTAGAACGGCGAGTACTTGGTCTTGATGAATCTTCGCTGACTTTGGAATATGATGCAGCGATGAAAGCACTTGAAGCAGCAAAACTTTTTCCTGAAGACATCGATTTAATGCTCGTTACCTCAATGTTTCCAGAGCAAATAGTACCAGGAAATGCTGCCTTTTTAGCTGGTAAATTAGGTTTACAGGGGGCTGCATGGAACCTTGATTCAACTTGCACGAGTAGCCTAGTTGCACTCCAAACTGCTTGTTCCTTAGTACGAACGGGAGAATACTGTAATGTGTTGGTAGTAGCATCATCTGCGTTTTCTCGTTTCATTGATGAAAATGATACACTCTCATTTTTAGTAGGTGATGGTGCCGGAGCTTTTGTAGTTGGAAAACTCAAAACAAACCAAGGTATTCTCAGCAGCAAAATTATTCATAGTTCTGAAACTTGTCATGCTTTCTTTAATGAACTTGCTGTAGATTCTCATGGCAATCCACGAATGTTTATTCGGGCAGGAAATAAAGCTAATAAAATGTTTAGCGATGTGTTTGTAAAATTTTGTCGCTTGTGTTGTGAAGATGCTATCGCTCATGCTGGTGTGACACTCGATGAAATTGACTTTTTTGTTTTCAATACAAACACTGCTTGGTATTCAAGTGTTTACACACAGGCATTAGGAATCGACCCTGAGCGCACAATTAACCCCAACCCTGTATACGGGAATATTGGAGCCGCATCTCCAATTGTTAATCTTTACCACGCTTCTCAATTGAGTAAAATTCGTGAAAATGATCTTGTTCTTATTTACACCTTCGGCGGAACATCTACTGCTGGAGCAATAGTTATGCGTTGGGGGGACGTGGCACTCGGCCTTACCCCCGCATCTTCACCGATGCTAATAAACGTTTCTGTTGGAGCAAGTTAA
- a CDS encoding thiamine pyrophosphate-dependent enzyme, translating into MNNVLITPNSVGEQSANERKKIDEIKRNLDWDTKTLVSPDSAVKQQIPSINSEKNSNDNRESLGAFPQLNERSLAGESVAEAVVKMLERLGVKYAFGVSGGAIAPMWAALENSSIQVIHFRHESGAAFAATEAYFASGDPVAVFTTAGPGITNALTGMFAARWEGAKVILISPFTSAAQRGRLAFQETSPYTMPIEGIFTSGALFHYAKILEDVKQLSEVFWQLEEGLVQPSGFVAHISVPTAIQLSLSNVSIPQKRLFHSAIAPEKEVEECAKILSEKPFAIWLGFGARGATDQIRELVKETGAVVMCSPRGKGIFPEDDQQFIGVTGFGGNASAIASMQEEMPERVLVLGTRLGEFTWSPAMTPSGEFIHVDLNPDVLKTVYPKVKKIPIKSDVNAFVNKLLKCLQKYPKTSKAFAKRSVSRIPKSWPSQELFTPRDTGLIRPEVLMQAIQRVVVDGSDALTIAEAGNSFAWTTNKLRFTEPGRYRVSTGFGSMGHAVTGVLGAALVRNKKAVAIVGDGAMLMNGGDISTAVKYKISAVWVVLNDGRYNMCAQGMARLGFDGVDAEFPSVDFVQMAKSMGADGTRVERESELEKALKEAMASEKPFVVDVIIDPTCPAPIGNRIQSLVA; encoded by the coding sequence ATGAATAACGTTTTAATTACGCCAAACTCGGTTGGCGAACAATCTGCGAATGAGCGGAAAAAAATTGATGAGATAAAAAGAAATTTGGATTGGGACACAAAAACGCTTGTTAGCCCAGATAGTGCTGTAAAACAGCAAATACCCTCAATCAATTCCGAAAAAAATTCCAACGATAATCGAGAAAGTTTGGGTGCATTCCCTCAGCTTAACGAGCGGTCACTTGCTGGTGAATCGGTGGCTGAAGCTGTGGTTAAGATGCTCGAAAGATTGGGCGTAAAGTATGCGTTTGGAGTTTCGGGAGGTGCGATCGCTCCTATGTGGGCGGCGCTGGAAAACAGTTCCATTCAAGTGATTCACTTCCGGCACGAATCGGGTGCAGCTTTTGCCGCAACCGAAGCTTATTTTGCCAGTGGCGATCCTGTAGCAGTTTTTACTACAGCAGGGCCGGGAATTACCAATGCCTTAACGGGAATGTTCGCGGCACGTTGGGAAGGGGCAAAAGTGATTTTGATCTCGCCTTTTACCTCAGCAGCACAACGAGGTAGGTTAGCTTTTCAAGAAACTAGCCCTTATACGATGCCAATAGAAGGGATTTTTACTTCGGGAGCGCTGTTTCATTATGCAAAAATTTTGGAGGATGTCAAGCAACTGTCAGAAGTATTTTGGCAGTTAGAGGAAGGGTTAGTGCAACCTAGTGGTTTTGTCGCTCATATCAGCGTTCCCACGGCTATCCAGTTAAGTTTGAGTAATGTCTCAATCCCCCAAAAAAGGTTATTTCATTCTGCGATCGCTCCTGAGAAAGAGGTCGAGGAGTGTGCCAAGATACTATCTGAAAAACCATTTGCGATCTGGCTGGGTTTTGGGGCGCGGGGTGCTACCGATCAGATCCGCGAACTCGTTAAAGAAACTGGGGCAGTCGTGATGTGTTCGCCCCGTGGTAAAGGAATTTTTCCGGAAGATGACCAACAATTTATCGGAGTTACAGGATTTGGCGGCAATGCGTCTGCGATCGCTTCTATGCAGGAAGAAATGCCAGAACGGGTGTTGGTATTAGGGACTCGCTTGGGTGAATTCACTTGGAGTCCGGCAATGACTCCCTCTGGGGAGTTTATTCATGTTGACCTTAACCCGGATGTGCTAAAAACTGTCTATCCAAAGGTCAAGAAGATACCGATAAAATCTGATGTGAACGCATTTGTGAATAAGTTACTCAAGTGCCTTCAGAAATATCCCAAAACATCAAAAGCGTTCGCGAAGCGTAGCGTTAGCCGTATCCCAAAATCCTGGCCATCACAAGAATTATTCACCCCCCGCGATACTGGGCTAATCAGACCGGAAGTATTGATGCAAGCAATTCAGCGAGTCGTTGTTGATGGAAGTGATGCGCTAACGATCGCAGAGGCGGGAAATTCCTTTGCGTGGACAACCAATAAATTGCGGTTTACCGAACCGGGACGCTATCGAGTCAGCACTGGGTTTGGCTCGATGGGTCATGCGGTGACGGGCGTTTTGGGCGCTGCTTTAGTGCGGAATAAAAAAGCAGTCGCGATCGTTGGGGATGGGGCGATGTTAATGAATGGCGGAGATATTAGCACAGCGGTTAAGTATAAAATTTCTGCGGTTTGGGTTGTTCTCAACGACGGTCGTTACAATATGTGCGCTCAAGGTATGGCAAGACTTGGGTTTGATGGTGTGGATGCAGAATTTCCTTCAGTAGATTTCGTACAGATGGCTAAGAGTATGGGAGCTGATGGCACTCGCGTGGAACGCGAATCTGAGCTTGAGAAAGCTTTGAAAGAAGCAATGGCATCGGAAAAGCCGTTTGTGGTTGATGTCATCATCGATCCGACTTGTCCTGCACCAATCGGCAATCGGATTCAAAGTTTAGTTGCATAA